A single region of the Lotus japonicus ecotype B-129 chromosome 4, LjGifu_v1.2 genome encodes:
- the LOC130712199 gene encoding uncharacterized protein LOC130712199 — MSSVSPTSVLPTYDRVQSISKTRRKWKIVVRIIDLWKVPEHLLALSDFSLEMVLMDRDGEKFEGGVLKVEPIVESIVEGGVYQLSNFLIIHNTGAQRFTSHGYRMILDSRSSIVPAEDDRIPAHGWSFFHIENVMIVGDKFGYLVGKTFILCYKIEGFFCSILIVFYFDRNYKYDYLQLL; from the exons ATGTCATCTGTTTCTCCCACATCTGTTCTTCCCACATATGATAGAGTTCAGTCAATCTCTAAGACAAGGAGAAAGTGGAAGATTGTAGTTAGGATTATTGATCTCTGGAAAGTTCCAGAGCACTTGCTTGCTCTATCTGATTTTTCTCTGGAGATGGTTCTAATGGACAGAGAT GGTGAAAAGTTTGAAGGTGGTGTGTTAAAAGTGGAACCTATTGTAGAAAGTATTGTAGAGGGTGGAGTTTATCAGTTATCGAACTTCCTTATTATTCACAATACTGGTGCACAACGTTTTACAAGTCATGGATACAGGATGATTTTGGATAGTAGAAGCTCAATCGTTCCAGCTGAAGATGATCGAATTCCTGCGCATGGGTGGTCTTTCTTTCACATTGAGAATGTGATGATAGTTGGAGATAAATTTGGTTATTTAGTGGGTAAGACTTTTATATTATGTTATAAAATTGAAGGGTTCTTTTGTAGTATACTAATTGTTTTCTATTTTGATAGAAATTATAAGTATGATTATTTGCAGTTACTTTGA
- the LOC130715169 gene encoding uncharacterized protein LOC130715169 isoform X4 produces MGECDYLIDFIGLVAAVSREKQYVKSGKVTRKIELDLIDEKGIVRCALFGDYVDIVLEYLALERNGLPVLVVQLAKIKSFRGDIVIQNVMNGTKLLWNPNIPEAVSFRNGLVANGIDFNVPIGVIEGGVPYVPLEEDFLTMFPKKSIKELQSTAEEGVFVVFAKVSGLLDGERWFYQSCRCHKAVTIEDDMYYCGSCKTFVLEVIPRFRIKVEVCEGEETATFVLFDTDSQHILQKSCKDLVAVWKGKVVGEYPDAIKAIVGNEYLFKVEKEFDHGVKYDGSFKVKKICDNIAVIEKFKDNNAVQTPKKLIRETFVSKCDSGSNERSMGDNIADSSAELSEIGPSTASLDDISPVECSSVLSSVGSDIGHVASGPRASKRMRIRNIKYDV; encoded by the exons ATGGGGGAATGTGATTATCTCATTG ATTTTATTGGGTTAGTTGCTGCCGTTTCAAGGGAGAAGCAGTATGTTAAGTCTGGTAAAGTCACAAGGAAGATTGAGCTTGACCTCATTGATGAAAA GGGAATTGTCAGATGTGCCCTATTTGGTGATTATGTGGACATTGTTCTCGAATATTTGGCTCTTGAACGGAATGGATTACCAGTGTTGGTTGTGCAGCTTGCTAAGATAAAGTCATTTAGGG GTGATATTGTTATTCAGAATGTGATGAATGGCACCAAACTTCTGTGGAATCCTAATATTCCTGAAGCTGTTTCATTTAGGAATGG TTTGGTTGCGAATGGAATTGACTTTAATGTTCCTATTGGTGTTATTGAGGGTGGTGTTCCATATGTTCCTCTTGAAGAAGACTTTTTAACAATGTTTCCAAAGAAGAGTATTAAAGAATTGCAATCTACAGCTGAG GAGGGTGTATTCGTAGTATTTGCTAAGGTTAGCGGTTTGCTTGATGGGGAGAGGTGGTTTTATCAATCGTGCCGCTGTCACAAAGCTGTAACCATTGAAGATGATATGTATTATTGTGGAAGCTGCAAAACCTTTGTGCTTGAAGTTATTCCAAG GTTCCGGATTAAAGTTGAAGTTTGTGAGGGTGAAGAGACTGCCACATTTGTTCTATTTGACACTGATAGTCAACATATATTGCAAAAGAGCTGCAAGGATTTAGTTGCTGTTTGGAAG GGCAAGGTTGTGGGTGAATATCCTGATGCTATCAAGGCGATTGTTGGGAATGAGTATCTTTTTAAAGTTGAGAAGGAATTTGATCATGGAGTGAAGTATGATGGTTCTTTTAAAGTGAAGAAGATCTGTGATAATATTGCTGTGATTGAAAAGTTCAAGGACAATAATGCAGTTCAAACTCCTAAGAAG TTGATCAGAGAAACATTTGTTTCAAAATGTGATTCTGGATCAAATGAACGTTCAATGGGTGACAATATAGCTGATTCTTCTGCTGAACTATCAGAAATTGGACCAAGCACAGCTTCACTTGATGATATATCGCCAGTTGAATGTTCTTCTGTGCTTTCTTCTGTTGGGAGTGATATTGGCCATGTTGCAAGTGGACCGAGGGCTTCCAAAAGGATGAGGATAAGGAATATTAAGTACGATGTTTAG
- the LOC130715169 gene encoding uncharacterized protein LOC130715169 isoform X1, which yields MAFTAGPFHPLRILRTGKDTWKVKVRVLRQWEMFPVGEPSKPYALNLVFVDSEGVKIEACIKKNYLTKFRGEFSEGNVYKITYFGISENSGGFRASEHELKIFFNQRTRVVLEHCDVIPTLCLSLKNSTYIEATMGECDYLIDFIGLVAAVSREKQYVKSGKVTRKIELDLIDEKGIVRCALFGDYVDIVLEYLALERNGLPVLVVQLAKIKSFRGDIVIQNVMNGTKLLWNPNIPEAVSFRNGLVANGIDFNVPIGVIEGGVPYVPLEEDFLTMFPKKSIKELQSTAEEGVFVVFAKVSGLLDGERWFYQSCRCHKAVTIEDDMYYCGSCKTFVLEVIPRFRIKVEVCEGEETATFVLFDTDSQHILQKSCKDLVAVWKGKVVGEYPDAIKAIVGNEYLFKVEKEFDHGVKYDGSFKVKKICDNIAVIEKFKDNNAVQTPKKLIRETFVSKCDSGSNERSMGDNIADSSAELSEIGPSTASLDDISPVECSSVLSSVGSDIGHVASGPRASKRMRIRNIKYDV from the exons ATGGCTTTTACTGCTGGGCCTTTCCATCCCCTTCGCATTCTAAGAACTGGAAAGGATACATGGAAAGTTAAGGTTCGTGTTCTTCGTCAGTGGGAGATGTTTCCTGTTGGTGAGCCTTCCAAACCATATGCGTTGAATCTCGTCTTTGTTGATTCAGAG GGTGTAAAAATTGAAGCTTGCATTAAGAAGAACTATCTTACAAAGTTtaggggtgaattttcagagGGTAATGTGTACAAGATAACTTATTTTGGCATTTCTGAAAACTCTGGTGGTTTTCGTGCTTCTGAACATGAGCTGAAGATTTTCTTCAATCAGAGAACAAGAGTAGTGCTGGAACATTGTGATGTTATTCCAACTCTTTGTTTATCACTGAAGAACTCAACTTACATTGAGGCAACAATGGGGGAATGTGATTATCTCATTG ATTTTATTGGGTTAGTTGCTGCCGTTTCAAGGGAGAAGCAGTATGTTAAGTCTGGTAAAGTCACAAGGAAGATTGAGCTTGACCTCATTGATGAAAA GGGAATTGTCAGATGTGCCCTATTTGGTGATTATGTGGACATTGTTCTCGAATATTTGGCTCTTGAACGGAATGGATTACCAGTGTTGGTTGTGCAGCTTGCTAAGATAAAGTCATTTAGGG GTGATATTGTTATTCAGAATGTGATGAATGGCACCAAACTTCTGTGGAATCCTAATATTCCTGAAGCTGTTTCATTTAGGAATGG TTTGGTTGCGAATGGAATTGACTTTAATGTTCCTATTGGTGTTATTGAGGGTGGTGTTCCATATGTTCCTCTTGAAGAAGACTTTTTAACAATGTTTCCAAAGAAGAGTATTAAAGAATTGCAATCTACAGCTGAG GAGGGTGTATTCGTAGTATTTGCTAAGGTTAGCGGTTTGCTTGATGGGGAGAGGTGGTTTTATCAATCGTGCCGCTGTCACAAAGCTGTAACCATTGAAGATGATATGTATTATTGTGGAAGCTGCAAAACCTTTGTGCTTGAAGTTATTCCAAG GTTCCGGATTAAAGTTGAAGTTTGTGAGGGTGAAGAGACTGCCACATTTGTTCTATTTGACACTGATAGTCAACATATATTGCAAAAGAGCTGCAAGGATTTAGTTGCTGTTTGGAAG GGCAAGGTTGTGGGTGAATATCCTGATGCTATCAAGGCGATTGTTGGGAATGAGTATCTTTTTAAAGTTGAGAAGGAATTTGATCATGGAGTGAAGTATGATGGTTCTTTTAAAGTGAAGAAGATCTGTGATAATATTGCTGTGATTGAAAAGTTCAAGGACAATAATGCAGTTCAAACTCCTAAGAAG TTGATCAGAGAAACATTTGTTTCAAAATGTGATTCTGGATCAAATGAACGTTCAATGGGTGACAATATAGCTGATTCTTCTGCTGAACTATCAGAAATTGGACCAAGCACAGCTTCACTTGATGATATATCGCCAGTTGAATGTTCTTCTGTGCTTTCTTCTGTTGGGAGTGATATTGGCCATGTTGCAAGTGGACCGAGGGCTTCCAAAAGGATGAGGATAAGGAATATTAAGTACGATGTTTAG
- the LOC130715169 gene encoding uncharacterized protein LOC130715169 isoform X2: MFPVGEPSKPYALNLVFVDSEGVKIEACIKKNYLTKFRGEFSEGNVYKITYFGISENSGGFRASEHELKIFFNQRTRVVLEHCDVIPTLCLSLKNSTYIEATMGECDYLIDFIGLVAAVSREKQYVKSGKVTRKIELDLIDEKGIVRCALFGDYVDIVLEYLALERNGLPVLVVQLAKIKSFRGDIVIQNVMNGTKLLWNPNIPEAVSFRNGLVANGIDFNVPIGVIEGGVPYVPLEEDFLTMFPKKSIKELQSTAEEGVFVVFAKVSGLLDGERWFYQSCRCHKAVTIEDDMYYCGSCKTFVLEVIPRFRIKVEVCEGEETATFVLFDTDSQHILQKSCKDLVAVWKGKVVGEYPDAIKAIVGNEYLFKVEKEFDHGVKYDGSFKVKKICDNIAVIEKFKDNNAVQTPKKLIRETFVSKCDSGSNERSMGDNIADSSAELSEIGPSTASLDDISPVECSSVLSSVGSDIGHVASGPRASKRMRIRNIKYDV; this comes from the exons ATGTTTCCTGTTGGTGAGCCTTCCAAACCATATGCGTTGAATCTCGTCTTTGTTGATTCAGAG GGTGTAAAAATTGAAGCTTGCATTAAGAAGAACTATCTTACAAAGTTtaggggtgaattttcagagGGTAATGTGTACAAGATAACTTATTTTGGCATTTCTGAAAACTCTGGTGGTTTTCGTGCTTCTGAACATGAGCTGAAGATTTTCTTCAATCAGAGAACAAGAGTAGTGCTGGAACATTGTGATGTTATTCCAACTCTTTGTTTATCACTGAAGAACTCAACTTACATTGAGGCAACAATGGGGGAATGTGATTATCTCATTG ATTTTATTGGGTTAGTTGCTGCCGTTTCAAGGGAGAAGCAGTATGTTAAGTCTGGTAAAGTCACAAGGAAGATTGAGCTTGACCTCATTGATGAAAA GGGAATTGTCAGATGTGCCCTATTTGGTGATTATGTGGACATTGTTCTCGAATATTTGGCTCTTGAACGGAATGGATTACCAGTGTTGGTTGTGCAGCTTGCTAAGATAAAGTCATTTAGGG GTGATATTGTTATTCAGAATGTGATGAATGGCACCAAACTTCTGTGGAATCCTAATATTCCTGAAGCTGTTTCATTTAGGAATGG TTTGGTTGCGAATGGAATTGACTTTAATGTTCCTATTGGTGTTATTGAGGGTGGTGTTCCATATGTTCCTCTTGAAGAAGACTTTTTAACAATGTTTCCAAAGAAGAGTATTAAAGAATTGCAATCTACAGCTGAG GAGGGTGTATTCGTAGTATTTGCTAAGGTTAGCGGTTTGCTTGATGGGGAGAGGTGGTTTTATCAATCGTGCCGCTGTCACAAAGCTGTAACCATTGAAGATGATATGTATTATTGTGGAAGCTGCAAAACCTTTGTGCTTGAAGTTATTCCAAG GTTCCGGATTAAAGTTGAAGTTTGTGAGGGTGAAGAGACTGCCACATTTGTTCTATTTGACACTGATAGTCAACATATATTGCAAAAGAGCTGCAAGGATTTAGTTGCTGTTTGGAAG GGCAAGGTTGTGGGTGAATATCCTGATGCTATCAAGGCGATTGTTGGGAATGAGTATCTTTTTAAAGTTGAGAAGGAATTTGATCATGGAGTGAAGTATGATGGTTCTTTTAAAGTGAAGAAGATCTGTGATAATATTGCTGTGATTGAAAAGTTCAAGGACAATAATGCAGTTCAAACTCCTAAGAAG TTGATCAGAGAAACATTTGTTTCAAAATGTGATTCTGGATCAAATGAACGTTCAATGGGTGACAATATAGCTGATTCTTCTGCTGAACTATCAGAAATTGGACCAAGCACAGCTTCACTTGATGATATATCGCCAGTTGAATGTTCTTCTGTGCTTTCTTCTGTTGGGAGTGATATTGGCCATGTTGCAAGTGGACCGAGGGCTTCCAAAAGGATGAGGATAAGGAATATTAAGTACGATGTTTAG
- the LOC130715169 gene encoding uncharacterized protein LOC130715169 isoform X3 has product MAFTAGPFHPLRILRTGKDTWKVKVRVLRQWEMFPVGEPSKPYALNLVFVDSEGVKIEACIKKNYLTKFRGEFSEGNVYKITYFGISENSGGFRASEHELKIFFNQRTRVVLEHCDVIPTLCLSLKNSTYIEATMGECDYLIDFIGLVAAVSREKQYVKSGKVTRKIELDLIDEKGIVRCALFGDYVDIVLEYLALERNGLPVLVVQLAKIKSFRGDIVIQNVMNGTKLLWNPNIPEAVSFRNGLVANGIDFNVPIGVIEGGVPYVPLEEDFLTMFPKKSIKELQSTAEEGVFVVFAKVSGLLDGERWFYQSCRCHKAVTIEDDMYYCGSCKTFVLEVIPRFRIKVEVCEGEETATFVLFDTDSQHILQKSCKDLVAVWKGKVVGEYPDAIKAIVGNEYLFKVEKEFDHGVKYDGSFKVKKICDNIAVIEKFKDNNAVQTPKKKLDQAQLHLMIYRQLNVLLCFLLLGVILAMLQVDRGLPKG; this is encoded by the exons ATGGCTTTTACTGCTGGGCCTTTCCATCCCCTTCGCATTCTAAGAACTGGAAAGGATACATGGAAAGTTAAGGTTCGTGTTCTTCGTCAGTGGGAGATGTTTCCTGTTGGTGAGCCTTCCAAACCATATGCGTTGAATCTCGTCTTTGTTGATTCAGAG GGTGTAAAAATTGAAGCTTGCATTAAGAAGAACTATCTTACAAAGTTtaggggtgaattttcagagGGTAATGTGTACAAGATAACTTATTTTGGCATTTCTGAAAACTCTGGTGGTTTTCGTGCTTCTGAACATGAGCTGAAGATTTTCTTCAATCAGAGAACAAGAGTAGTGCTGGAACATTGTGATGTTATTCCAACTCTTTGTTTATCACTGAAGAACTCAACTTACATTGAGGCAACAATGGGGGAATGTGATTATCTCATTG ATTTTATTGGGTTAGTTGCTGCCGTTTCAAGGGAGAAGCAGTATGTTAAGTCTGGTAAAGTCACAAGGAAGATTGAGCTTGACCTCATTGATGAAAA GGGAATTGTCAGATGTGCCCTATTTGGTGATTATGTGGACATTGTTCTCGAATATTTGGCTCTTGAACGGAATGGATTACCAGTGTTGGTTGTGCAGCTTGCTAAGATAAAGTCATTTAGGG GTGATATTGTTATTCAGAATGTGATGAATGGCACCAAACTTCTGTGGAATCCTAATATTCCTGAAGCTGTTTCATTTAGGAATGG TTTGGTTGCGAATGGAATTGACTTTAATGTTCCTATTGGTGTTATTGAGGGTGGTGTTCCATATGTTCCTCTTGAAGAAGACTTTTTAACAATGTTTCCAAAGAAGAGTATTAAAGAATTGCAATCTACAGCTGAG GAGGGTGTATTCGTAGTATTTGCTAAGGTTAGCGGTTTGCTTGATGGGGAGAGGTGGTTTTATCAATCGTGCCGCTGTCACAAAGCTGTAACCATTGAAGATGATATGTATTATTGTGGAAGCTGCAAAACCTTTGTGCTTGAAGTTATTCCAAG GTTCCGGATTAAAGTTGAAGTTTGTGAGGGTGAAGAGACTGCCACATTTGTTCTATTTGACACTGATAGTCAACATATATTGCAAAAGAGCTGCAAGGATTTAGTTGCTGTTTGGAAG GGCAAGGTTGTGGGTGAATATCCTGATGCTATCAAGGCGATTGTTGGGAATGAGTATCTTTTTAAAGTTGAGAAGGAATTTGATCATGGAGTGAAGTATGATGGTTCTTTTAAAGTGAAGAAGATCTGTGATAATATTGCTGTGATTGAAAAGTTCAAGGACAATAATGCAGTTCAAACTCCTAAGAAG AAATTGGACCAAGCACAGCTTCACTTGATGATATATCGCCAGTTGAATGTTCTTCTGTGCTTTCTTCTGTTGGGAGTGATATTGGCCATGTTGCAAGTGGACCGAGGGCTTCCAAAAGGATGA
- the LOC130715437 gene encoding TMV resistance protein N-like isoform X2 — MASSSSSSIDPQEKHEVFLSFRGEDTRKTFTSHLHAAFKRAEIKTYIDYNLERGDEISGTLLRAIEDAKLSVIVFSRNFATSKWCLEEVKKIMECKKTRNQIVVPVFYDVEPTYIRNQTGNFASAFAAHERRFVDKPNKVQKWRDALMEATNLSGWDCTVDRIDSHKTEADPNMDT, encoded by the exons AtggcatcatcatcatcctcctccATTGATCCTCAAGAAAAGCATGAAGTGTTCCTGAGTTTCAGAGGCGAGGACACTCGAAAAACCTTCACAAGTCACCTCCATGCTGCTTTTAAAAGAGCAGAGATCAAAACCTACATAGACTACAATCTAGAAAGAGGAGACGAAATCTCAGGAACACTTCTAAGGGCTATCGAGGACGCGAAGCTTTCAGTGATTGTGTTCTCCAGAAACTTTGCAACTTCGAAATGGTGTTTAGAAGAAGTGAAGAAAATAATGGAGTGTAAGAAAACAAGGAACCAGATTGTGGTGCCTGTGTTTTATGATGTTGAGCCTACTTATATAAGGAATCAAACAGGAAACTTTGCGAGTGCTTTTGCTGCCCATGAGAGGCGGTTTGTTGATAAACCAAACAAGGTGCAGAAATGGAGGGATGCTTTGATGGAAGCTACGAATCTCTCTGGATGGGATTGCACTGTTGACAG aattgattcccATAAAACTGAAGCAGATCCAAACATGGATACGTAA
- the LOC130715437 gene encoding TMV resistance protein N-like isoform X1, producing MASSSSSSIDPQEKHEVFLSFRGEDTRKTFTSHLHAAFKRAEIKTYIDYNLERGDEISGTLLRAIEDAKLSVIVFSRNFATSKWCLEEVKKIMECKKTRNQIVVPVFYDVEPTYIRNQTGNFASAFAAHERRFVDKPNKVQKWRDALMEATNLSGWDCTVDRLESEIVEEIAKDVLGKLNRGYVGNLDQEIKKYEQLAKHQMQYFQASPHPTYYKNYQATVQHIRKLQMERHHRLLRVPANMYSQADDSNGDFYSMFSNLGI from the exons AtggcatcatcatcatcctcctccATTGATCCTCAAGAAAAGCATGAAGTGTTCCTGAGTTTCAGAGGCGAGGACACTCGAAAAACCTTCACAAGTCACCTCCATGCTGCTTTTAAAAGAGCAGAGATCAAAACCTACATAGACTACAATCTAGAAAGAGGAGACGAAATCTCAGGAACACTTCTAAGGGCTATCGAGGACGCGAAGCTTTCAGTGATTGTGTTCTCCAGAAACTTTGCAACTTCGAAATGGTGTTTAGAAGAAGTGAAGAAAATAATGGAGTGTAAGAAAACAAGGAACCAGATTGTGGTGCCTGTGTTTTATGATGTTGAGCCTACTTATATAAGGAATCAAACAGGAAACTTTGCGAGTGCTTTTGCTGCCCATGAGAGGCGGTTTGTTGATAAACCAAACAAGGTGCAGAAATGGAGGGATGCTTTGATGGAAGCTACGAATCTCTCTGGATGGGATTGCACTGTTGACAG GCTGGAATCTGAAATTGTGGAGGAGATTGCTAAGGATGTGTTAGGAAAATTGAATCGTGGGTATGTTGGGAATCTAGatcaagaaattaaaaaatatgagCAACTTGCTAAACATCAGATGCAATATTTTCAAGCTTCACCTCATCCAActtattataaaaattatcaaGCAACTGTCCAACACATAAGGAAACTTCAAATGGAGAGACATCATCGTTTGCTTCGCGTGCCAGCCAACATGTACTCACAGGCAGATGACTCAAACGGTGATTTCTATAGTATGTTTTCTAATTTAGGAATCTAG